DNA sequence from the Eptesicus fuscus isolate TK198812 chromosome 7, DD_ASM_mEF_20220401, whole genome shotgun sequence genome:
GGCCAGAAATACAAACTGActtacaaagaaatataaattatttatttgtttaaaactttgttttaccttataaaatatttctaatatacagaaaaatacaaacaataataTAATATCTATTTGTATTGACCACTCAGATTTCAATGTTTACATTTTGACACTGGATTGTCttgaaaataaagacatttttatggAATTATTGAGTTTCCATCCTACCATATACCAACAAGGGACTTGGTTACAGGAACCCATCCCTCAAAGGCCAAGTCCATGTTCCCACATAGATATGGCTGTCAGGGCTTAGTTCCTATATTTACAACCACTACCCACAGTAGTCCATCTCACCCTTCACCTCTGTACTTAATTCTCTAACTTGGATGCCCATCTTAATTTCTGATACATGGATATTTACCATTCTAATTCATACTTGGCTaagtatttaagtatttttttttctaaaagtttatttatttgtgtttaaaatgagaaaagagtTCATACcctatttgtatatattgcattaAAAAACCCCATTTGCTATTATATATGAggattttgaagaagaaaattattaaaacttcaaTTGTACATACATTCTTAAGTACAATGTATGTTGAGTTTCTGAACATGTGCAAAGTTCTGTATGTATTGGACATCCTCTCTGTGTGCTAAATTGCACAGGGCAAGGAGCAAGGAAGTCCCAATCATTCACTGTTAGATTCTATATCCATGAAAGCAGGTAGTGTCTGTTTTAATGTCCACTGTGTACACAGGACCAATTATAATTCTTGGCATATAGTGGGTGCTAGGTAAACATTTGTAGTTATCATTGTGTCGGCAAATAATATCTAAGAGAAAGGGAGTTCATTTTTTCTTGGGTCatcaaatactatataattttaagAGAGGCAAGAAAACAGATCTATGTAGAAAATAACTTATTAAAATTGGTTTCTTTCCAAGAGCATAGATGTAGCCCTTGCCCAGAAAATTGGAAATGGCATGGGGACAAATGCTACCAGTTCTTTAAAAAGAGCAAGAGTTGGCAGGACTGTGACTCTTTCTGTACTGCTGAAAACTCAACCATGCTGAAGATAAACACACAGGAAGTACTGGTAAGGTGCTGAGTTTTGGTCAATGTTTGAAGTATTCTCAAAAAgaatagcttgctgccctgccccctcctgtagctctccacaacccacttgtagctcgctgccccaccctcctgctgatccatgatctggtcgttacGTGGTTGGTTGTTACGCCTCACGCGTAATGTATAATtaacatattcctctcttattatatagggtatctatataataaagagccagggttgtaacTACCATTACGACCAAAGGCTCGAAcagaccagaagtcagtgctgggttgccttggtgacccagcactgactggggctgctgccagcaccccaacccagctctgactgcctagggggctgtAGATCAAGCCCaaagagaggcctgcagagagagaggcagggtctgatccatagcctctgtggcatccgttgatcagaacttgcctctttCTCTCCCGCCTGGCCAACAGctgggcctccatttctcttcaggcctccacccgggctgctgatcagccctgcctttctgatcaggccccattgataggcccagagatgctgactggcatagaactgaccaatcagaaccaaaactgggtgaatgtaaggaaccaatggctgcctaggaggcagagcttttgacactgactgacatagaaactgaccaatcagaaccaaattggctggcagaggcgggcagttgggggtgagatcaggctggcaggggagggtagttaggggtgatcaggcaggcaggcagaggcagttaagggcgatcaggcaggcaggcagaggggttaggggcaatcaggcaagcaggtaggtgagtagttaggagccagcagtcccagattgtgagaggggtgtctgactgccagtttaggtcagATCcctgtgattgggcctaaactgacgacggtcggacatcccctgaggggtccccgattggagtgggtgcaggctgggctgagggaaacccccctccacacacaaatttcatgcactgggcctctagtatgtgtgtgtgtgtgtgtgtgtgtgtgtgtgtgtatatatatatatatatatatatatatatatatatatatatatatatataattttttctttctccccttcctagTCTGAGACATAAGTCATCCTTCCaaattcttcttttatctcttttaacATTAAatcttttcattattctttttccttttggttaGTTCCTTCTGCATGTATTTCTAAAAGTTACTTCCCCATTCCTGcactttttcttccatttcccagAATCACTTCACATCTCTATAAATCTGcctcctgtattttttttttatatgtgtcTTAGTGTTTACCCTGTGACTTGAAAATAATAAGTCACTTTTAAATCTTGGTTGATGCGCTTCTTTGTTTCAAAATATCAGTATGTCGCCCATGCATGAACAAATGAACTGACCTTAGCATAGATGCTTTCGCTTAAATGAATTATTATCTATGTGAGGTAGGAGTCATGTCTTGTTCTCATATTAAAAGTGTTGGCTGGCACTGCACAtctctgtgtatatatgtgtgtattataaTATCTCTAAAAGCTAAATGTTTTCTTGTGTGCCTTTGCAGCAGTTTGCCATGCCTCAGAGCTACTCTGAGTTTTTCTACTCTTACTGGATAGGGCTATCCCGCAACGACAGTGACAAGGCCTGGCTGTGGGTGGATGGAGCTCCTTACACTTCTGAACTGTAAGCCTTCAGAATATTTTGTGGGAAAGGCATGTAATAGAGAGTGACAGACCAACAAATGGGTTCAATAAGCACTAACTGAACATCCTTTTTGTATTGGATACTATGTTTGTAGGAGGCTGTCCTGAGGCAGACAGATAAAAGTGTTAATAAAATTGTAGGAAATAAGAAATATACAACTTaatcatttttacttatttttaaaaatatatattttattgattttttacagagaggaagggagagggatagagagttagaaacatcgatgagagagaaacagtgatcagctgcctcctgcacaccccctactggggatgtgcccacaaccaaggtacatgcccttgactagaatagaacctgggacccttcattccacaggccaatactctatccactgagccaaaccggttaaggcaatCATTTTTATCTTACAGTTAAataaactgagtcacagagaaggCAATTTTTCAGATGGCTGTAAAAGTACATGTTAAAGTTGGATGATAACATGTACCATAGTTTTAGATAGaaatagtttttgttgttttggttgacTTGATGCTTCAAAGAATGACCATGGAAATGGAGGGGCTGAAAAGAAAGCGGTTGTTGACTTCATCTTTCTAGTAAACTCATTCTGGGCATCTATTCTATAATTGTATTAAGCTAGGAATATTTCCTATGTACTTTCTGAGTGTTTAGTAtttctttctataaataaaatataattaagttaacttttttttcttttttaaggtttaAGATTAAAACAGATTTCACCAATCTAGGAGACGGGGACTGTGTGACCATTCTCAGTGGAATGTTTTTCTCAAAGAACTGCCAAGAGTTGAGGCGGTGTGCATGTGAAACAGTGGCAACCCCAGTCAAGTTAGAGAGACTCCCTTAGCGTCTGTGAATCATTTATTCTATGAGGTGATTGACTCTCCAGCTATGACTACAACTGTGTGCTTCCTCCCTTCAGAGAAATTGAAGATCAGAACAAAAGTCATTCTCTTTATGTGCACCTGTAATAGTTTGGTTTCAATCTATTCTCTTTCATTTGATCCACGTTTATGCAACAATTCAACAAAAAGCTTGAGCCACACAAAGTCAATCCAAAGGATATTTGAGACAtagggaaatggaaaaaaatctggAAAGGCAATTGCTTTGACCGGCACAAGAAGGATTTTCATATTTCCTGCTCAAGATCACCAGTACTTCTGAGCTTGGAAGTTCATGCACATATTCACCAGTCACAAAGAAGTCCTGATTACGTATCACCACCCGGCCCCTGAAACCCATAAGGTTGTTGTAATCCACCTTCTCGATTTTGAGATAACTTTCTAGTGTTTCTTCTCTCTCAGCATCTaatatcatttttttgtttgtttctatgtcttcCTTAATATTTGGAGTGAGAAACTTAAACAGAGGAACTAAATGTATGTAAGATCCTTTGCTCCAACAGTCAATTAGTCCATGAGAAATTAGCAATCATTTCTTACACTGAGCTAACACATACAAAGCTAATTCATTTGGTTTgcttaaattcatattttttccttctcagtttCTCGATAGAGCCCCCATTTGCTCTGGCTAATTCTCTTTATGAGAATCTTAACTTATTACAAACATACCTCTTCATATCTATTTAAGATTCCAATGATTGTCTCCTAGGAAATTCTTCTAGGATAGAAATAGTCTCAACTTGCTTCCATATCAGAATTACTATCCCTGATACTTCTTTCAGAGAGATTGACAACCAGAACAAAAATCAGTCTGTTTATGTGCATCTGGAATAGCTTAGTTTCAGTtcctattttcttccatttgatcCATGTTTATACCTCTCAGGTACTGgagatttaataataataaacaatgtgaagtGTGTGTGATTTTAGAATGAATTTGTGATTTGGGGGAAAAGTCAGTGTGAAAATGCTCTTCAAAACATGACAGAAGTGTTTTGATTGTGCCTTATGAGACATTGTATGGGCTCTGCAAGAGTACTGATTCTTTGATTATTTGAGGAAAATAAGAAGTCTTTGAGATGCATTCTGTCTTCAAAAGGATGgttttaagactttttaaaaatgaaatcctttGAAGCAAATTTGTCATCAACGTGTGGCTAAAGATGAGTAAACCGAATTGTAGTAGGGCAAATTATCTAATCAGGTCATGGAAAGTGAGAGACTGTGACATACATAGTTGGCTTTTTATGGAAGTGTCCCTTTCTCCGGATGACAATATGCACAGCCATACATGGGTCATTGCAAAGAACACCATCATGAacacttgttcatttgtttatggATAAACCATTTTAGGCCATTAACACTAGAGAggataatttattataaatctttatttttcaacaGTGGAAACTGGAattcttcagttttattttcagTAAACATCTATCTTATGGTGAAATGACATGAAGTTTGCAAACATATGATAAAGAGAacatttttgtgttaattttcatAAGACTATGTCACCTATCAGTTACTAATTACAGATTTCTCCTTTACgatttttcctttcaattttcaGTCCATTGGCTAGGAAAATTCTTCAGTGTTAAACAAATTTTGTGTTGATTTATTATATTGTGTAAAATCTGCACTTGTGAtcataaaatgagaattttaCATCCCTTTGTTTTATTATTGCAAAATCACTTTATTTCAAGTAGTTTATTTCACtaagtataaaatgaaaatatttataatttctttacaGTATTATTATTTAGCTAAAATGAGGTAAATGTGAAGTCACTTCCATAATCTAAActgtaatataaaatttaaaggatattaaaaatatgcaaaaagaggggaaagggatTTAGtggttatctatactaataaaagggtaatatgctaattagtctgggagaccttctgggagacttTCCAGACGTCCTTtcagacaaagtcatggtggtggggctgaggcagaggcagttaagggtgatcaggcctgcaggggagggcagttgggggcgatcaggcctgcaggggagggcagttgggaggtaagCAGACCGgcagggtggtggtggcagttaagagtgagcaggacagcagggggggcaattgggggtgagcaggcctgtggggtgggaagttgggggcaagcaggctggcaggggggtatttgggggtgggcaggccagcaggggggtaggtgggggccatcaggctggtggagggggcagttggggtgattaggccagctggggcgggggagttgggggcaatcagtccaccaggagtgggcagttaggggtgatcaggctagcaggcagagtggttaggggtgatcaggcaggcaggcaggtgagccgttaggagccagtggtcccggattgcaagagggatgtcaaactgtcagtttaggccctaAACTGAcagccagacatcccctgaggggtcccagattggagagagcccaggctggactgagggacatcccctcttctccccccccccccccgtgcatgaattttgtgcaccaggacactagttttaaaataaaggggaGCACAAACAAGCATAAGCAACCTTCTCTGGAGACCTGCATTAATGAACAAATTGTAGAAAGGCACTTACATTGGGGAGCTGTGGATATTACCAAGTTTTTTTCCATGATGATGAAGATAATTAATGCACACAGTTAATGTAGTAAGCACATAATATGAAATGTGGATTAGACCTTTAGTTAGGCAGTTAAGTGTTATTTAAATTTTGCTACTACAGCAAGAAAATACAGTTAATATGAGGAAATCAAATGACTTTGTGGACTAACTTGTAAAATATAGACACACAAATTTTGACCTGTGTTCAGGGTTGGATGACAAAAGTTTCTTTAGATGACATTGCTTTAAAAAGTTTACCTGCCTGGAAGGTGGGTGTTGAAGAGTATTCTATCTCCAAATCTGCAATCTAAGGGAAAGTATCACTTTAGACagtgaaggaggaaaggaaaaaaaagcatttgtttgACATTTTTGGCTGTTCTTGAGCTATTTCTCTGTCTTTGCCCTCAATAACCCCATCATCTGTACAATAAAGCCCACAATACTGATCAGAATatgagcaaatattttaaaaaacagaaaagtagTATGATGCAACATTCTCTCcacaatttaaaacaattttaaaaatggccctggccaggtagcttaattggttacagcatcatcctgatataccaaggttgagAGTTCAAtatctgttcagggcacatacaagaagcaaccagtgaatgcataaataaaatggaacagcaaatcgatgtttctctctcaaaaaaaaatcaataaatttaaaaaagaaataaaaaattaagaatagaaaataattataacattaaTTGGAAAATATGATTTGCTGAGATCAATTTTCCATTGAGAATCAGAGAGGACAGCGCCCCCCGAATTGGTTTTTCTGCCAGAGAAGACCTTGTCTAGGCTCTTGTGTGTTTAGGTAATTCTGAAGCAATTGCAGGAAAAGTCAAACGAGGAACATGGCCTTTCCTGGTAGACCCAGTTCCCCAGGGTACAACATGAGCTATTTCTTTTCCTGAGGATATTGAACCAGCTCTTAAAACTTATCAACAGGAAACAGGTCTTGAGCCCTATAACAGCAGGAAGTGTGAGCAGTGTAATGGGAGCTTTTTCTTTGGGGatataaacaaattattaaataaatagtcTATTAGGTTGCCTCAGGGCTGGTCTTAATATTTGAGAGTCAAATACTTGGTGAAGGGATTCTTATCAATTTTGAAGAATAGGAAAAGCGGCATAATTCACGTTAAATtgtacatagttttttttttacaaggttcATTGTATGAGTAGACTAATAGACTAACGGTTATTAGTCTTTCAATCTTATTTctctaatgttttgtttttttctttttactcagtTAATGTTCTTTAACCATACCACATTACAAAGCCTCTTTACTTTTGCAGGAcagattttcatgttttcttttctttctcattttaaaaagtatattttttattgatttcagagggaaggaagaagagagagagatagaaacatcaatgatgagagagaatcattgatcggctgcctcctgcatgttccacactggggattgagcccgaaacctgggcatgtgctctgatcgggagttgaatagtgacctcctggttcataggtcgatgtctcagccactgagccaggctggctgggttctttcccatttttaaaagctAACTTGGAATTCATTGAGATGAATCAAGATACTCAATTTGTTACTGGTGGGGCTAGGTAGGGTATAAAACTGATTATCCCAGTGCTAAGGCCCAGTCTCCTACCACTGCCTTGAAAAAGGCCTTGACATTTTGGGCCAAAATCAACCTGCAGGACAACATCTTCGACCTGTAGTACTTGAGTGAAAGGCAATATCACCACTGAGGGAATTTAAAGGAGCTCTGCCAGCTGCACTGCAGATAAAATTCTGACTTGTAAATACTGCATCACATACTGGCGGGATGACATCAGCTGAAGGATGTTTGCCTTCTGCTTCATTGTACTTTTACCTAGAAGAATTATTAAACACTTCCTATGCTTTCTCTAAACATAGCTCATGACAATACTTTGAAAAATCTTGAAGACAAACAGTCTTCACTACTAAAAATTGCTATTGTTCCTCCTTTATTCCAGGTTATTATAtacagctgccagctgccagctgtgaAAACCAAACACATGCTGTTTTCTTCGCTTGTCTCCTTTTCTAGGTTTCAGCAGAAAACTAGAGAAAATCCCTCATATTGAAATCCCCACCATTTAAACTGAAGGTTAAaggtaaataaagaaaaacccacaaaaacatgCAATTCTCTTCCTTAAAGGACCTTACTCTTCAGAGGTCACCTTTTACAATAGACTTACAGGTTTGCTTAAATGATTTGCACCATTTCAGTGAAttaggttttattttactttatttatttaagtgcTGTCTTTAGTATAAAGAAAGATGAGAATCTAGTGTAGCTCAGCTACTCCTTGtgaaaaatgaaagatttaataaaattatattgcatttagcaaatatttgatGAGAATCTACTGTGTAGTAAGTTATTATAGTGATGGTAAGGGGTAGcagagtaatcctatataataaagatgtaatatgcaaattgatccttatgccctcatgtcacaagatggccgcccccatgtcatcacaagatggctgtccccacattgtcacaagatggccgctcccatgtcatcacaagatggctgccacaagatggccaccctcacatcatcacaagatggctggcaggggagggcagttaggggtgaccaggccagcagaggagggcagttgggggcaaccaggcctgcagtggaggacagttaggggcgaccaggccagcagaggaggcagttaggggtgaccaggctccagtggagggcagttaggggcaatggggctggcaggggagcagttaggcgtcgatcaggctggcaggggagtggttagggggtgatcaggctggcaggcagaagcagttaggagcaatcaggcaggcaggtgagcagttgggagtcagcagtcctggattgtcagagggatgtccaactgccaattggacatcccctgaggggacccagattggagagggtgcaggctgggctgagggacaacccctctccccacccagtgcatgaatttcatggaccaggcctctagtgtaataacaACTAGTGAATTTTTCCTTCCCATAGATCATAAGATACTTGCATATCCACTGACTCTTGGGAACAAGCTAATCCATGTTCAAGGAGCCTACAGAGCTAGGACACAAATTGTCTACAAATGTACTTGAAGAAATTTATTCACTTTAAAAGAGAAATTCTCTTCAGACAGTTGCTGGCATTTTACATATAAACTTTATCCTTTCAATATTCCTGAGACATGAGCAGGAAAAGGAATAACTTTTACCTGGAATACAACATAAGGTAGATGCCTAGAGATGATTGGCGATTtactacaaataataataatagcaagcaCCAATACAGTGTCAAACGCTACCCAAGGTACTGTTCTTAgcaatttacatatattaatgaTCTGAACCtcaaaagtattttgaaataagaTCTCTTATTATTTTACAGTGGAGAAATTAAGGCACAGAGGGATACAGTTAGAAGTGCTGGAGAGCTAACCTTTGAGAGTCCTTTGATTTGTGAGTGGTGGGGATGGTCagtgagagggagaagggaagcacACAGCTCTCCTTCACCAGAGACAGGCTGGTATTGGCAGCCTGACTATCCCTTCCACTTATGTGAGTGCTGGTAGTTCATCTCTCTAGTAGAAATCCACAGTTCTGAACAGGGTATTGTCTTACAGGCAGCAGATATCAGCATCTCTTCCTTCCAATTTGATAATCCATATCCCAGGGCTCCTATCCCACCAGTCTGATAAAGATGCCTTGGAAACCTAGCAAATGCATAAAAGATctggcagccctaaccggtttggctcagtggatagagcgtcggcctgtggactaaagggtcccaggttcgattccggtcaagggcatgtaccttggttgcgggctcatccccagtggggagtgtgcaggaggcagctgattgatgtttctctgtcattgatgtttctaactctctatccatctcccttcctttctttaaaaaaaaaaaataaaaataaatcaatcaaatacattttaaaaaaagatctggcAGACAATGAGTTTTAAAggcagcatttatttatttaaaaaattagtcagCTAGAACTGCATCATCTCCCCAGTGACATTAGATTTCTGTGTAGAGTTTATAGTCAATCTAGActgaaaactaaacaaaaaggACAAATGAAAGTGATTTTCTTCAGTTTGTTTTCAACCTTTCAGGGTTTTATCTTCTGTTGTCTTAAATCAATTTTATTCTTGGCAATTTGAACATTGTCAAAAGGATGTCTAtgaagtacaaaataatattaccCACGGTAAATGCAAAAACAAGTTTCGAGTCCCAGGTAGCTAGTTTAGCCCACACAGAAGTTCACTTCTGCACTTGCTCGTTGGCCTTTCTTCGAACTCAACTTCTTTCAGGCAGGGGATCTTAATGTGTACTTCTCACAGATAAAGTATTTCCAAACGGTACAGTTAGTGGAAAAAAGAACCTTGTCTCTGAAGTATCCACAGAGCTGGTGAGTTGATTGGGGTCTCTTTATTGGTAACCTGGAGAGATGAGTCAGTATACCTGAGGTTACGTATGGGGCTTACGGAGTTATTCTTGTGGGTAACTTATGAGAGGtgtgtaactttttattttgttctattttgttttaatatggcACCCTCCTATAGTCGTTTTGTCCTCCTTCCTCAAGAACAGAGCTGTTTTCTCTCAATAAAAGTATGTTAGCATATTGTGAACAAACTGCATCTGTAAGCACACAGATAGGCTCTAGAGTAGAATATCTTCCCTAACTCTTAATTCTCAAAATACTAAGGCACctgattctattcaccagtttccCTATGGTCTATCTGAAAAGCTTAATATGGAAATTCCTTAATAATTACTATAATATCTTTCCCTTAACACTCTCtagttattaaattataaaaaggaaaaatatgtttgttaAGTAAATAATATTGTTCAGCCCCTCAGATGTTGATATAAATGTTCTAGAGTGAGGCGGTGAAGCTGAGAAGAAggctgagaagaagaaaagaagaagatttAGAAGCCATGAAGCTACTCTTAAATTACTCAGCTTTGATTCCAATCAGAAGTCTATGAAGTGATAATGCTGGGTATGTTTTCTGGAGGACATCtaaggtataaaataaaatgagcatttGAATTTCCTTATGTATTTTCTTGAAGCGTTGTGATTTTTCCCTTAGACACTTACAGGTCAGGGGATGGAGTGGAGCCATCTTGCCAAAACCAAGGTTGGCTGGGTCCATCCTGAGAAAGTCCCACCCAGTAATCATGGTCACTTTTGATCTTCCTCAGGCTGCCAACGATGAAGTCCTATAAGAAACAAGACCTGGCTGGTGAACTGAGGGTgtggggaaaacaacaacaaaataccgtGAAATATAGAGTGTGCCAACTTTCCTAGACAGAAATGAATGGAACTTTAAAGCTGGAGAAAGGAGGGGgtgtatttaaaagaagaaatacatttcatAGATCTTCTTTTCTATTGCGTTATGATCAATGTAGTGTTGAAGACCATGGGAAAAATAGGCAACTggtattaaaattgttttaacagATTTAGAGTTGGGCAGAGCTATATGTCAAACAAGGTAAGTGTTATACTGAATCCTCATTATCAGAAGAAGTAAAGTATCCTCGACATCATAGACCATGTAGATCATTCTTTCACAGCatacttcaaaatgaaaaatagtttGGAAGATTCCAGAAGCAACTTAACTGTAGGTATATTTTTTGTTAGAGGAAATATTACCTATGTTGTCACCAAATTTGCACAGAAAACATAATGAAAACCCATACTTGTAGTAAATTAGTTCAAGTTGCCTTGCTTTACTACATATAGTTAACACATGTTCCCCCATTATTCTTGTAAAAATGGACTTTGATTAATTACTGAATATAGCTACATCTACTTAATAAAGTCAGAAATGTGTAACCATGAATGCTTCTTCACGCATATATATGGATGGAATAATTTCAGGAAAACTTCATTGTTTACTTAAGATGTTAGTAAACTGGGTTTAATGTTACTAAAACAATTTATTTAGCAAATGCTTATTTTCATATACCTTTCTATTTCATGACAGCACCTCAATTTTTatatctctgatttttttttgataattgaaaaaattttatagtttgttatttttccctacaacattaaaaataataaacttaaaacatatatacaattataatgtatgtatattttagagTTGATTAGCATGTCCAAAATGGTATTTC
Encoded proteins:
- the CLEC1A gene encoding C-type lectin domain family 1 member A; amino-acid sequence: MQAKYFSTNNMLDDEWRTTLSLHSQTSTPSQRPKHGHTEQPPPSSAWRPVALILIILCLVLLIGLAVLGFVFFQFYQLSNTQKDSINKLEEKSGNLSQQLQSLQAQNRKLVETLQQVVEKYCRELYNKTGEHRCSPCPENWKWHGDKCYQFFKKSKSWQDCDSFCTAENSTMLKINTQEVLQFAMPQSYSEFFYSYWIGLSRNDSDKAWLWVDGAPYTSELFKIKTDFTNLGDGDCVTILSGMFFSKNCQELRRCACETVATPVKLERLP